A genomic window from Buteo buteo chromosome 13, bButBut1.hap1.1, whole genome shotgun sequence includes:
- the CYBC1 gene encoding cytochrome b-245 chaperone 1 isoform X1, with amino-acid sequence MYMLVENRTSSHLHLKRSPGIRSWSLFVGIASIGLAAAYYSADSLAWKLFYMAGCFFVAAQNLEQWEEAVFDKSKGTVCLKTFNLYKKILTFSKGGNEQVVALLNEIRDVNVEEETVRYFGKGYLVVLRFVTGFSHPLTQSAVLGCRSDVEAVAKLITSFLELDRVESQQDLSQSSETEASDADEPQDKY; translated from the exons ATGTACATGTTGGTTGAAAACCGTACAAGTTCCCATCTTCATCTGAAGAGGTCACCTGGCATCCGATCTTGGTCTCTCTTTGTTG GAATAGCCTCCATAGGTTTGGCTGCTGCTTATTATAGTGCAG ACAGCTTGGCATGGAAGCTCTTCTATATGGCTGGGTGTTTCTTTGTGGCAGCACAGAATCTGGAGCAGTGGGAG GAAGCTGTATTTGATAAGAGCAAGGGAACAGTCTGCCTGAAAACATTCaatctttacaaaaaaatactgaCCTTCTCAAAAGGAGGCAATGAACAAG TAGTGGCTCTTTTGAATGAGATCCGAGATGTGAACGTGGAAGAGGAGACTGTGCGATATTTTGGGAAGGGTTACCTGGTTGTGCTACGATTTGTCACTGGATTTTCACACCCACTGACTCAGAGTGCGGTGTTGGGCTGTAGAAG TGATGTGGAGGCAGTTGCCAAACTCATTACTAGTTTTCTGGAACTGGACAGAGTAGAGAGCCAACAAGATCTCTCTCAGAGCAGCGAAACAGAGGCTAGTGATGCAGATGAACCACAGGATAAATATTAA
- the CYBC1 gene encoding cytochrome b-245 chaperone 1 isoform X2: MYMLVENRTSSHLHLKRSPGIRSWSLFVGIASIGLAAAYYSADSLAWKLFYMAGCFFVAAQNLEQWEEAVFDKSKGTVCLKTFNLYKKILTFSKGGNEQVALLNEIRDVNVEEETVRYFGKGYLVVLRFVTGFSHPLTQSAVLGCRSDVEAVAKLITSFLELDRVESQQDLSQSSETEASDADEPQDKY, translated from the exons ATGTACATGTTGGTTGAAAACCGTACAAGTTCCCATCTTCATCTGAAGAGGTCACCTGGCATCCGATCTTGGTCTCTCTTTGTTG GAATAGCCTCCATAGGTTTGGCTGCTGCTTATTATAGTGCAG ACAGCTTGGCATGGAAGCTCTTCTATATGGCTGGGTGTTTCTTTGTGGCAGCACAGAATCTGGAGCAGTGGGAG GAAGCTGTATTTGATAAGAGCAAGGGAACAGTCTGCCTGAAAACATTCaatctttacaaaaaaatactgaCCTTCTCAAAAGGAGGCAATGAACAAG TGGCTCTTTTGAATGAGATCCGAGATGTGAACGTGGAAGAGGAGACTGTGCGATATTTTGGGAAGGGTTACCTGGTTGTGCTACGATTTGTCACTGGATTTTCACACCCACTGACTCAGAGTGCGGTGTTGGGCTGTAGAAG TGATGTGGAGGCAGTTGCCAAACTCATTACTAGTTTTCTGGAACTGGACAGAGTAGAGAGCCAACAAGATCTCTCTCAGAGCAGCGAAACAGAGGCTAGTGATGCAGATGAACCACAGGATAAATATTAA